A genomic window from Oryctolagus cuniculus chromosome 12, mOryCun1.1, whole genome shotgun sequence includes:
- the LOC100346554 gene encoding small ribosomal subunit protein uS2-like → MSPESCPKDGPTWEKLLLAARAIVAIENPADVSVISSRNTGQRAVLKFAAATGATPIAGRFTPGTFTNQIQAAFREPRLLVVTDPRADHQPLTEASYVNLPTIALCNTDSPLRYVDIAIPCNNKGAHSVGLMWWMLAREVLRMRGTISREHPWEFMPDLYFYRDPEEIEKEEQAAAEKAVTKEEFQGEWTAPAPEFTATEVADWSEGVQVPSVPIQQFPTEDWSAQPATEDWSAAPTAQATEWVGTTTEWS, encoded by the exons ATGTCG CCCGAGAGCTGTCCAAAAGACGGTCCTACCTGGGAGAAGCTGCTGTTGGCGGCTCGTGCTATTGTGGCTATTGAAAACCCTGCTGATGTCAGTGTGATATCCTCCAGGAACACtggccagagagctgtgctgAAGTTTGCTGCTGCCACTGGAGCTACTCCCATTGCTGGCCGCTTCACACCTGGAACCTTCACTAACCAGATCCAGGCAGCCTTCCGGGAGCCACGGCTTCTGGTGGTTACCGACCCTCGGGCTGACCACCAGCCTCTCACGGAGGCATCTTACGTGAACCTGCCTACCATTGCTCTGTGCAACACAGACTCGCCTCTGCGCTACGTGGACATCGCCATCCCGTGCAACAACAAGGGAGCCCATTCAGTGGGTCTGATGTGGTGGATGCTGGCCCGGGAGGTTCTGCGCATGCGTGGTACCATCTCCCGTGAACACCCCTGGGAGTTCATGCCTGATCTCTACTTCTACAGAGATCctgaagagattgaaaaagaagagcaggcCGCCGCTGAAAAAGCTGTGACCAAGGAGGAGTTTCAGGGTGAATGGACGGCCCCAGCGCCCGAGTTCACTGCAACTGAGGTTGCTGACTGGTCCGAAGGCGTGCAGGTGCCCTCTGTGCCTATTCAGCAGTTCCCCACTGAGGACTGGAGTGCTCAGCCCGCCACTGAAGACTGGTCTGCAGCGCCCACTGCTCAGGCCACCGAGTGGGTGGGAACAACCACTGAGTGGTCTTAG